In the genome of Methylotenera mobilis JLW8, the window TGTCATTAGCGCGGTGTTTACGTAGCTCAAGTTTACGTAAATCACCCCCCATGGTGTTGATGTTAATCTTATATAAATCGGTAGTCACCGCGATATTTTGGCCAGACTTCAGGGCATAAGCTGTATCTACTGGCGCATCAATTGCTGCAGCACCAACCTCTGCACCAACCTCTGCACCAGCTTCAGTACTGGGCACAGAACCTACACTGGCGACAGGTGCCACCGGTACTGGGGCGTGTTTAGTTTGCCATGCATCCCATAACATCAGAATAGACATTGAAAAAATTACGAATAATACTAAACGTCTTGTATCCATATTGTTTTATAAGCAATCTATATAAATATTTAGTAATGCAACCGAAAAGAGAATATTAAGGTACTGGATCATGCCCACCCTCACACCAGGGGTGACAGCGGCATAACCGATGAACCATGTAGTAGCCACCGCGCATAGCACCGTGTCTTTGAATCGCCTCTACTGCATATTGTGAGCAAGTAGGGTAAAAACGACATTGTTGCCCAAAAAAAGGACTCAAAATGAATTGATATCCTTTAATCATCCAAATCAATAAACGCGACATACCGTTACCGCCAAACCATGATGCCTGCAGTGCAGCAATAAACATGCATTATAAAGGCTGATTACCTTTTAATGGTGAAGCATTGGTGTTGTTTTGTTGTGAATTTAGAGAGGTGCGTTGATTAACTTTTTTGAGCAAAGAGTCAAACTCTTGCACCA includes:
- the yidD gene encoding membrane protein insertion efficiency factor YidD, whose amino-acid sequence is MSRLLIWMIKGYQFILSPFFGQQCRFYPTCSQYAVEAIQRHGAMRGGYYMVHRLCRCHPWCEGGHDPVP